The genomic interval ccccaagcaaaaaacaccccattgttacattgtttcttgccaatggaaggctcctcacactgttgctcggtgtccgtccacgagggggagacagaggctgcttaagtactgctcaatctgctattccggcggccgcacgccgtccaagcgaggagcccccgggacggagcagcagtgagagcgacgacgatccgggatgggggctggaatcgtccttttggaaaggtcccaggttaatggtcgagataccctttgtcccgaggcagagcccaagcaaagcggtgggccaggggagagcaatggactcgagcaagcagctggacctgctagcagcagtcccgaggaggagaagagcactgtttttgaaccagagtaaatcaggggaaagcgcgaacgcagtcccccactaccacaaattatgcagtcgagtttcccgcatttggggaaatcgcaggggtcagcacacccggagtgcaatggatgagcctcaccctgggagaaccaccttagtgatcatggtatctcccctgccaggtaagtatgagttgctcggcgcctgccagacgagccgccctcggacgcagccctgctagatcgctgcgactttgtcgccgtttcccaggcgggggccgcaaagcgcctgtagggatcggcaggcatccttggctccggcgccgggagagtgggtgatgccccgccggtcttcttttcctggagcaccccaagcttcttcaaccacaggctcactcccaagatgcacagcagcctgctcattagcatatgggggcgggccttcgccgccacgccccaccgagcagtgccagctctcgactaggcatggcaaacgccccccgaaaggcacgagaggcgtgctccgagttgcacgttgcagctgggggaaaggccagcaaggcccaaagcagcagcagcaggcacagcgaggagcctcgtcttagaccaggcaggcacaatgatgatgtgcaggagagaatgcacggggcgcaacggtccagcaagccaaatgctgaggagagatgctgtgagaaggaagtcgctccaaaaggtggctccatagataaaagagagagagagagagaaaaagagagagagagagagaaagagagagagagagagagaaaaagagagagagagagagagaaagagagcgagcgcacacaggtacaagtgaaatgacaacaaacttccccaagcaaaaaacaccccattgttacattgtttcttgccaatggaaggctcctcacactgttgctcggtgtccgtccacgagggggagacagaggctgcttaagtactgctcaatctgctattccggcggccgcacgccgtccaagcgaggagcccccgggacggagcagcagtgagagcgacgacgatccgggatgggggctggaatcgtccttttggaaaggtcccaggttaatggtcgagataccctttgtcccgaggcagagcccaagcaaagcggtgggccaggggagagcaatggactcgagcaagcagctggacctgctagcagcagtcccgaggaggagaagagcactgtttttgaaccagagtaaatcaggggaaagcgcgaacgcagtcccccactaccacaaattatgcagtcgagtttcccgcatttggggaaatcgcaggggtcagcacacccggagtgcaatggatgagcctcaccctgggagaaccacttTTTGATTGAAAACGAGACTTTATTACAGTCAGTCGTAAAACAAAAGCATACATTATACTGCGGCGCAGCGCAGTTTGCATTCAGTCAATAAATATCCActcatacatacatgcacactatgTAGTGTTTGTGTGGCTCACAGGGAACACTCTCATCCCCCACTGTAGGTCACACAAAGCACCACTCCCCTAATACAATAGATCTAAACATTCCTGCATGCAACCATCAACAAGCACACAACCTAGTGCTGGGGGAAAAAGGGTGTGGGGAGtagggggcagggagagggttgCACAGGGCCATAGGCTTTATTGAAGGACAGAAACACCAAGGAGAGAtggggggaaggagagggggggggtcaGTCCTCCTCTTCATCCGTGCCCGGACAGTCCATTATGGAGTAGTCTCTGAGCAGGCTGAAGACCAGCCTGCGGCAGTCCTGAATGGACATCCTCTCCCAGTTCATGACGAGTCGTTTCCTTGCCAGCCATAAGGCATCCTTGAAGCAGTTCATGAGGCGCCACGCTTCCTCGATGGCTTCCACTGTGTGAGTCCCAGCAAAAAGACCATAAAGTACCGCATGGTGTGTTAGGCTGCTCCTAGGGATAGAGTGTCTGAGTTCATGTTCCAGTGCGTCCAGGAGGGCCTGTGCAAAAGGGCACTGCCAGAAAAGGTGCATGGGTgtttcctcagcaagtgggcACCTGGGGCAGTTCCTTTTGTCGCATAGGCCACGGGCGTGCATGAAGGTTCTCACAGTGAGGCCCCCCTGGATGGCCATCCATGCCCTGTCTTTATGTTCGTTGGTCAGTCTGTTGGAGGCCACGTTTTCCCACACCAGCTTGACAGTGGCTGTGGGCAGGCCTGGAATCGCTTCCAGTGAGTCCTTTGCTCTGATGAGCTTGTGAACGGTCTTCGGCTTCCACAGGTCCGGCTTGAGTCCCTCCAGCTGGTGTTCTCTTACAAACTTGAGAATGTCCTGATAGTGCCAGGGGGGTTCCCAGTTGTAAGGGTAAGAGTTGTCCCACTTGTCCCACCCCAGCCTTTTCCAGAGGGGCAGGAGGAAGAAGCGGGACATGGAGCGGCCCGCGGAGCCCTGTTCTGCTGTTTTCAGAGTCCTGCGGATACAGTCACAGACAAAGAAAATCCGCAACAGAGTAGGAATGTCAGGTACTCCCTTCCCACCCTTGCTGGGCTTCTTGTACATTGTTGTCCGTTTTACTCTGTCCATTTTGGAGCCCCAGATGAAGCGGAAGACGATCCTGGTGATGGCCTGACGTACGGTCACGTGAGGTGGCCAGGCTTGTGCCGTGTACTGGAGCACGGGTAGGATACCGTTGCGCAGTACAAGGGTCTTCCCCTCCAGAGTCAGTTGTCTGAGGCTCCACAGTCCAATCTTTTGGTTTGCTATTGCCAAACGGTCCTGCCAAGACTTTAGGGCTGCTCCCTCTCCCCCAAACCAGACTCCTAGGATCTTGATGAAGTCTGGCTGGATAGTGAAAGGGAAAGGGGTAGTCTGGGTCCATTCCATGAATAGCATGGACTCCGACTTCCCGAGGTTGACCTTGGCTCCTGAAGCTTTCCCGAATTCGTCGCAGGTCTGGACGAGCGCAGTCACCGATCGCTGATCCGCGCAGAAAACTGTCACGTCGTCCATGTAGAGTGAACACTTGACTACTTGACGGTCTGGTCCCGGTACGGTGATCCCTCTGATCTCTGGATTCTGCCGGATAGACTCCGCGAAGAGTTCTATGACACAGACAAAAAGGAGAGGtgaaagagggcagccctgtctgaccCCAGAGAGAACTgggaaggggtcagttttccagcCATTCACCAGCACCGTACTGGAGATGTCGCGGTACGTCAGGTTAACGTAAGAGCAGAACATTTCCCCCAGCCCAAACCTTTGCAGGGCCTTGCTCATGAACACATGTGAAACACGGTCAAAAGCCTTTTCCTGGTCGAGGCTGACCAGAGCCGCAGACACGCGGCGGTCCTTGATGTATTGCACTGTATCCCTGATGAGTGCAAGGCTGTCTGCGATTCTGCGGCCTGGAATCCCGCAGGTCTGGTCCGGGTGGATGATGCGTCCGATGATGGCTTTCAGGCGGTCAGCCAGTGCTTTGGCGAGGATCTTGTAGTCCACATTCAGGAGAGAGATGGGGCGCCAATTCTTCAAGTCCCGTCTCTCCCCCTTCCGCTTGTACAGGATCGTGATCATTCCTTCCCTTAGCGACTGCGGCATTTTACCCTCCACCGCCATCTCCCTGTACAGCTCTAACAGGTCCGGGCCTATGAGGTCCCACAGCGCTACGTATAGCTCGGCTGGGAGTCCGTCACTGCCCGGGGTCCTGCCGGATCTGAGGGATCTGGCAGCAGAGTGCAGTTCCCCCACCGTCAAGGGGGCATCCATGTCTGACTTCCCTGTGGGGTCCAAAGGGTTAGATATACGAGAAAGAAACTTATCTGCTGTTTCCGGATCCGTGGCCTTCGGAGAATAGAGGTTGCTGTAGTAGTCTCTGACGACTCCCATCACTCTCTCCTTCCCCGTCGCCATGTTTCCGGCTTCATCCCGTAGTTCGTTCAGGGGCGTGAGGTTAGCGTGGAGTTTCCTGAAGAAGAAAGAGTTACATTTCTCACCCTTCTCCAAGTGCTCCACTTTGGAACGAAAGATGATGCGCCTGGCCTCCTCCTCAAAGTGTCTTTTCAGGCCCTTTTTGGTTTCTTCCAGCTCATCTCTGACATCCCAGCCATACTGGTGCAGGTCCTGTAGGGAACGCAGCTGTCTTTGCAGGTCCCTGAGGTCCCTCCTCCGCTTGCTTGCTTGTTGACGACCCTTCGCCTGAAAGAAGCTGCGAAACTTGTCTTTAACGTATTCCCACCATTCGCCTTTGTTGGTGAAGAGGCATTGGTCGTTCCTCCAGATTATGTAGGCATCCCTAAGCTCCTCCaacacctcctccctttgcagcaaGGCACAGTTAAGCTTCCAAGAGCCTGGGCCGGGGGGTAACCCGGAGCCCAGGGCAGCCTGCAGCCTAATGGCCCTGTGGTCAGAGAAGAAGCAGGGGACCATAGAGCACCTAACATGTTTCACTGCCCGAGACGTGAACACGAAGTCTATACGGGATCGCTGAGAGCCATCAGGGCGGCTCCAACTGTAGTTGTCGGAGAGCGCGCCCACGGGGTCCGCGGCGTCCCGCAGGGAGGCCTGCGTCACCATCTCTATGAGCAGCTTAGATGAGGAATCTAGGCCGGCTCTCGCTGAGGTCCTTCCATCGGGTTCCATGGAACAGTTGAAATCCCCACCCAACACTACAGCCCTAGTAGTGACAATCTGGGTGCGCAGAAGCTGGAAAAGCTCCAAACGCTCACTCCCGACCAGGGGGGCGTACACACTGATGAGCCTGACTGGCTCCCCCGCCCATGAACCGTCTACGACCAGTAGTCTGCCCAGGACGAGCTCATGTACGGCATCAAGTGTGAAATCACTCCCCCGGATGAGGATGGCGACCCCTGCGGCACCCGTGCTGCCCCCACCAGACCAGTAGGAGGGGCCGTGAGACCACTGCCTGGCCAGGTAGCGGTCAGACCAAAGGGAGGGCAAGGCACATTCCTGCAACATGTAAATATCACAGCCCTGTGAAGGCAAAAAGGTTAACACAGTTTGCAGTCTAGACTTATCCCTAATGCTTCTCACGTTAATGCTAAAGATGTTGAGGTTAGCCattatggaagaaaaaaaagggggttaaAAACGATGCTATACGCCTTTGTTACCACTCCTGTCGGGTGGGGGCTCCTTTTTGCAGTCCGCTGCATCCAGGGGCTCTGGCGCACCTACTTCCACTGGTCGGATGTGCAGGGATGTGTCTGTGGCTTCCTCGTATTCTGGGCCCGATACCAGGTCTTCCGCAGATTGTTCCATCTCCTCCACCTCATCTTCTAGGGGCGCCTCCGCTGTTGTGACCACCTTCTTCTTGGTGGAGTCGGTGCAGGGGCTATCTCGGTCTTTCCTCTTCCTCTGCTGGGTACCTGCAGAGGGCAGGGGGGGAAAATCCTCCTCGGAGAGGGCTGGAGTTGTGCTTGGTGTGGACCCAAGCACAGCTCCAGGTGAGTTGGGGGGTTGGGTAGCTCGTGGAACCGGTGAGAGGACCACTGAGGCAAGGGGTGTGGTGTCCGTGGGGAGGGTGCTGGGTTTGCTAGGGGTGCGGGGTAAAGCCTCAGGTGGGGGGACACTGGCGGTGGTCCCAGAGCCCTCAGTAGGGTTGGCGGCCAGGGGTGCCGTGTCTTTTTGGTTGCTAGGGGCTTGAGACGAGCCGGGGGGACGGGGCGTACTCTTACCCTTCTTCTCTTTAGTCGTCGGCGCTGGCTTTTGCTTCACCTTCGCCGGGCCTCTGGTTACAACAGAGGCATAGCTGTGCACTCTCTCAGGACATGCCCTGTACATGTGGGTCGCCTGGCCACAGAGGTTGCAGGCGATCTTCCGGGGGCAGTCCTTGGTTTCGTGCCCTGCCACTCGGCATACCCTGCAGGCTGACTCAGAGCAGTCCTTCATCTGGTGGCCCCCTCTGCCGCATTTTCGGCAGGTCTGCGGCATGTCGGGGTAGTAAATGAGGCCTGATGAGTTGCCCAGGGTGATGATTTGTGGTAGGTGCTTGACGCTGGTTCCGGGCCCTGAGTCCTTGTGCAGGCGGACAATGACTGACCACTTGCTGGTCCAGAAGCCGTTCCCATCCAGAATCCGGGTTGGTTCCTTCAATACTGTGCAGAAACGCTTTAGGAAAGTAGAAATGTCTCCTCCCGGGATGTGTGGGTTCCGCATGGAGACAGTCACCCTtctttcctctctcttctccctctcttcctctctACAGCTGCCCAGAAATTTTCTGAAGGGCGAGTCTGGGCTCGCTGCTTTCATCTTCTCCCAATAGCGTCTGCAGATTGTGGTTGACGCAAAGGTAATGTAAAAGATTCCAGCAACGAGGGCATGTATGCTAAGGATCTCACCTTGGGAGAAACCCTGCTCCAGAACCATCTTCTTCCCAAACACCTCCTGACTCATGTCCGGCAGTCTGCCATCCACCTCCTTCAACTTGAGGACTACAGTCTGCCTCATCCACGGCTCCAGCGAGGGAGGACCGCTTCTGGGCTTCCTGCCTACCTCTTGCTGAGGGGCTTCTGGAGCTGCCGGGCTGGGGGTCGGGCCGGCAGAGGGGGAAGGGTTCAGCTGGGCTTTCTCCGTCTTCTTGGCTTGATCCGATCGCTCCATGTTCTTGCGGCGTTGGTCTTCTGTGCAGGCTTCTTTGTTCTCCAGTCTTCAGTGTTTCCTCGGGTGGAGGGGCGTTGAAGGCCTGAGGCTAGTTCCAAAACCAGTTCCACAAGGCAAGCAGACAGCAGATAAGATTACAAAGAATCTTCAGCTCTTTTCCAGGCAAGAGCTCTGCAAGCTAATGGCACCCACTTGAAACAGCAGTGCCTAGCTAGAGAGATTACCAGAATAACCTGTGCTGCAAAGCCACAGTGGACCAGTAAAGGTCCTAAACCCAGcatgggagaaccaccttagtgatcatggtatctcccctgccaggtaagtatgagttgctcggcgcctgccagacgagccgccctcggacgcagccctgctagatcgctgcgactttgtcgccgtttcccaggcgggggccgcaaagcgcctgtagggatcggcaggcatccttggctccggcgccgggagagtgggtgatgccccgccggtcttcttttcctggagcaccccaagcttcttcaaccacaggctcactcccaagatgcacagcagcctgctcattagcatatgggggcgggccttcgccgccacgccccaccgagcagtgccagctctcgactaggcatggcaaacgccccccgaaaggcacgagaggcgtgctccgagttgcacgttgcagctgggggaaaggccagcaaggcccaaagcagcagcagcaggcacagcgaggagcctcgtcttagaccaggcaggcacaatgatgatgtgcaggagagaatgcacggggcgcaacggtccagcaagccaaatgctgaggagagatgctgtgagaaggaagtcgctccaaaaggtggctccatagataaaagagagagagagagagaaaaagagagagagagagagaaagagagagagagagagagaaaaagagagagagagagagagaaagagagcgagcgcacacaggtacaagtgaaatgacaacaaacttccccaagcaaaaaacaccccattgttacattgtttcttgccaatggaaggctcctcacactgttgctcggtgtccgtccacgagggggagacagaggctgcttaagtactgctcaatctgctattccggcggccgcacgccgtccaagcgaggagcccccgggacggagcagcagtgagagcgacgacgatccgggatgggggctggaatcgtccttttggaaaggtcccaggttaatggtcgagataccctttgtcccgaggcagagcccaagcaaagcggtgggccaggggagagcaatggactcgagcaagcagctggacctgctagcagcagtcccgaggaggagaagagcactgtttttgaaccagagtaaatcaggggaaagcgcgaacgcagtcccccactaccacaaattatgcagtcgagtttcccgcatttggggaaatcgcaggggtcagcacacccggagtgcaatggatgagcctcaccctgggagaaccaccttagtgatcatggtatctcccctgccaggtaagtatgagttgctcggcgcctgccagacgagccgccctcggacgcagccctgctagatcgctgcgactttgtcgccgtttcccaggcgggggccgcaaagcgcctgtagggatcggcaggcatccttggctccggcgccgggagagtgggtgatgccccgccggtcttcttttcctggagcaccccaagcttcttcaaccacaggctcactcccaagatgcacagcagcctgctcattagcatatgggggcgggccttcgccgccacgccccaccgagcagtgccagctctcgactaggcatggcaaacgccccccgaaaggcacgagaggcgtgctccgagttgcacgttgcagctgggggaaaggccagcaaggcccaaagcagcagcagcaggcacagcgaggagcctcgtcttagaccaggcaggcacaatgatgatgtgcaggagagaatgcacggggcgcaacggtccagcaagccaaatgctgaggagagatgctgtgagaaggaagtcgctccaaaaggtggctccatagataaaagagagagagagagagaaaaagagagagagagagagaaagagagagagagagagagaaaaagagagagagagagagagaaagagagcgagcgcacacaggtacaagtgaaatgacaacaaacttccccaagcaaaaaacaccccattgttacattgtttcttgccaatggaaggctcctcacactgttgctcggtgtccgtccacgagggggagacagaggctgcttaagtactgctcaatctgctattccggcggccgcacgccgtccaagcgaggagcccccgggacggagcagcagtgagagcgacgacgatccgggatgggggctggaatcgtccttttggaaaggtcccaggttaatggtcgagataccctttgtcccgaggcagagcccaagcaaagcggtgggccaggggagagcaatggactcgagcaagcagctggacctgctagcagcagtcccgaggaggagaagagcactgtttttgaaccagagtaaatcaggggaaagcgcgaacgcagtcccccactaccacaaattatgcagtcgagtttcccgcatttggggaaatcgcaggggtcagcacacccggagtgcaatggatgagcctcaccctgggagaaccaccttagtgatcatggtatctcccctgccaggtaagtatgagttgctcggcgcctgccagacgagccgccctcggacgcagccctgctagatcgctgcgactttgtcgccgtttcccaggcgggggccgcaaagcgcctgtagggatcggcaggcatccttggctccggcgccgggagagtgggtgatgccccgccggtcttcttttcctggagcaccccaagcttcttcaaccacaggctcactcccaagatgcacagcagcctgctcattagcatatgggggcgggccttcgccgccacgccccaccgagcagtgccagctctcgactaggcatggcaaacgccccccgaaaggcacgagaggcgtgctccgagttgcacgttgcagctgggggaaaggccagcaaggcccaaagcagcagcagcaggcacagcgaggagcctcgtcttagaccaggcaggcacaatgatgatgtgcaggagagaatgcacggggcgcaacggtccagcaagccaaatgctgaggagagatgctgtgagaaggaagtcgctccaaaaggtggctccatagataaaagagagagagagagagaaaaagagagagagagagagaaagagagagagagagagagaaaaagagagagagagagagagaaagagagcgagcgcacacaggtacaagtgaaatgacaacaaacttccccaagcaaaaaacaccccattgttacattgtttcttgccaatggaaggctcctcacactgttgctcggtgtccgtccacgagggggagacagaggctgcttaagtactgctcaatctgctattccggcggccgcacgccgtccaagcgaggagcccccgggacggagcagcagtgagagcgacgacgatccgggatgggggctggaatcgtccttttggaaaggtcccaggttaatggtcgagataccctttgtcccgaggcagagcccaagcaaagcggtgggccaggggagagcaatggactcgagcaagcagctggacctgctagcagcagtcccgaggaggagaagagcactgtttttgaaccagagtaaatcaggggaaagcgcgaacgcagtcccccactaccacaaattatgcagtcgagtttcccgcatttggggaaatcgcaggggtcagcacacccggagtgcaatggatgagcctcaccctgggagaaccaccttagtgatcatggtatctcccctgccaggtaagtatgagttgctcggcgcctgccagacgagccgccctcggacgcagccctgctagatcgctgcgactttgtcgccgtttcccaggcgggggccgcaaagcgcctgtagggatcggcaggcatccttggctccggcgccgggagagtgggtgatgccccgccggtcttcttttcctggagcaccccaagcttcttcaaccacaggctcactcccaagatgcacagcagcctgctcattagcatatgggggcgggccttcgccgccacgccccaccgagcagtgccagctctcgactaggcatggcaaacgccccccgaaaggcacgagaggcgtgctccgagttgcacgttgcagctgggggaaaggccagcaaggcccaaagcagcagcagcaggcacagcgaggagcctcgtcttagaccaggcaggcacaatga from Eleutherodactylus coqui strain aEleCoq1 unplaced genomic scaffold, aEleCoq1.hap1 HAP1_SCAFFOLD_542, whole genome shotgun sequence carries:
- the LOC136601573 gene encoding uncharacterized protein, which produces MERSDQAKKTEKAQLNPSPSAGPTPSPAAPEAPQQEVGRKPRSGPPSLEPWMRQTVVLKLKEVDGRLPDMSQEVFGKKMVLEQGFSQGEILSIHALVAGIFYITFASTTICRRYWEKMKAASPDSPFRKFLGSCREEEREKREERRVTVSMRNPHIPGGDISTFLKRFCTVLKEPTRILDGNGFWTSKWSVIVRLHKDSGPGTSVKHLPQIITLGNSSGLIYYPDMPQTCRKCGRGGHQMKDCSESACRVCRVAGHETKDCPRKIACNLCGQATHMYRACPERVHSYASVVTRGPAKVKQKPAPTTKEKKGKSTPRPPGSSQAPSNQKDTAPLAANPTEGSGTTASVPPPEALPRTPSKPSTLPTDTTPLASVVLSPVPRATQPPNSPGAVLGSTPSTTPALSEEDFPPLPSAGTQQRKRKDRDSPCTDSTKKKVVTTAEAPLEDEVEEMEQSAEDLVSGPEYEEATDTSLHIRPVEVGAPEPLDAADCKKEPPPDRSGNKGV